The segment AGCTCTGGGTGGCTGATATCACCTACATTCCGACTTGGGAGGGCTGGTTGTTTCTGGCGGCCGTGCTGGATGTTTTTACCAAAAGGATAGTTGGCTGGTCGATGAGAGATGATCTCAAGGCCGATATCGTCATCGATGCGCTTGGTATGGCGGTCGCCATGAGACGTCCTGGTCCAGGGCTAGTTCATCATTCAGATAGAGGCGGACAATATCGAAGCCTTGTCTTCGGCAAGACACTTCGAGACTCCAAGATTATAGCTTCGATGGGAAGCAGAGGCGACGCCTATGATAACGCTGCGGCCGAATCTGTCATGGCCACGATCAAAACCGAGCTTGTCCATAGAAATCGCTTCAAAACCAAAGATGAAGCAAGGTTTGCTATCTTCAGATATATTGAAGGATTCTACAACCCTTTAAGGCTTCATTCATCTTTGGGATACATAAGCCCAGCCGGGTATGAGAGAATGCTGATGGAGAGAGCGGCAGAAGCCGTTGTGCGTAGTTAAGGTGTCAACAGAAACGGGGTAACTCCACTTAGCTACTAGTTCAAGCTGGTGGGCTCATATCCGACAGCTTTGTAAGCAAAGAGGCAATCGGGGACTTCATCGATACAAGGGTTCGCGAAGCCGCGGGGGAGACCCTTGAAGAGATCATGGAGGCGGAGATGCGAGCCCACCTCGGGGCGGCCAAAGCATGTTTTCCGTCGGCCCGCTACCAGAGATGCAAAGTCCACTTCATGCAAAACGTCTTCTCAAAAGTGCCCAGGAGGGAGTCGGCCGATGTTGCCTTAATGCTCAAAGCAATTTTTGCCCAAGAATCAAGAGAGGCCGCTCTGTCAAAAGCCAAAGAGGCGGCAGATAAGCTTAGGTCTTGCCGGCTCACCAAAGCAGCCGAGGTTGTTGAGAACGGTATTGAGGCGAACCACAACCTTTTATTCGTTTCCGCCCCACCGCGAGCGCTATATCGCAAGCAACAATTTAATGGAGCGAGTCAACCGTGAGATCAGGCAACTTAGATATATCTCAGATGCTTGGGCTAGGCGCCGCTACATGGATATGAATCTGTTGCATGATATGGAGTTAGAGGAAGAGCCAGCCCGGGTGGGCTAGAGGAATTTACACACAAATGCTTGCACAACCCAAGTCCGGTCAAATCGAGTTAATTTATAGTAAATATTTTTTCAGGCATAAAGATTGAACTTAAATCGGTCGATAATACTAAAACCCAAAAACATCTTACCCACGTAAGCACGGGGGCAAGGGGGACAATGTCGGTCTAACCGGATTAAGGCGGTGCCATCTTGATTCCCAGTCTGGGGGACGATCTTTTAGATGTTAATAGCTGTGGGGTCTTGCTCGTTTCGTCCGACGGGAAGATCATCATGTCAAGCCGGCAATTTGAAGAGGTTAGCGGCTACGCTAAGGACGAAATCCAAGGAGCATACCTTAAAAAAATTATCTCCGAAAGCGATCTTGCGGCGGTTAGTGGCCTTCTTGAAAGGCGAAAAAAGGGAGCCATAAGCGATAAAGAGTGCCTGGAGGTTACCCTGATCAAGAAGGACCAGGGTGAGAGTCCAAGCCTCCTCGACATCAAGCCCTTAAGGAGCATCGATCTAATCGCCCTTAGATTTCGCAAAGCAAGTCACGCTTCGGTAAATATCGACGATCTTCAGCACGAAAAACTTCTGAGAGACTCCCTGCTTAAGGCTATCTCCCATGCGGTCATCGGCATAGAGAACCGCAAGATAATCTTTGCCAACGATGCCGCCTTCGATGTCTTCGGCTGGAGGCCGGAAGAGCTTATTGGCCAGAGTACCAGGGTGCTCTATCGGGATGAAGATGATTACAAAAGGATCGGCTCTCTCTTCTACCTCGTCCTTGAGAAAGATAAGAGCCACCGCGAGGAGTTTACCTGCGTTCGCAAGGATGGCAGGGAGATAATCTGCTCGGTCACCGCTTCCAGGATAGGCGAGGTTCTACAGAACAAGAAGATAGTTGCGGTCTATGAGGATATAACGGTCGAAAAGTCGGTCGTAGAGAATCTAAAGCGTCGGATGTTTGAACTCAAGGCGCTCTCCGATATCACCTCCAAAATAAGCTCATCCCTCGATTTGAACGAGGTCTTGAAGATCAGCTTAGGCAGCATCAAGCAGCTTTTGACGGCGGAGTCCGGCTCGATAATGCTTCTCGATGATGAGGCCTCCTATTTGAGCGTCGTATATTCGGTCAATCTGCCCAAGAAGTATATGAGCTTCAAAGAAGGCATTGGCGAGGGGATTGCGGGTTACGTGGCCAAGACGGGCGAGCCGCTCCTGCTCAAGAAGGACATGAAGGATACCCGCTTCCACAAATATCAGAGGAAGAAAAAGATTAGAGACGCTCTCTGCGTTCCCATTATCTCCAAGGGCAAGACAATAGGCGTCTTCAACCTGAACAACAACAAGGGCGAGACCTTCGGCCAGAGCGACCTTCGTCTCTTTACAATCCTAGCCTCCCATGTCGGGGTGGCCATCGAGAACGCCAAGCTCTATCAGGATGTCAAACAGGGACTTCTAAATACAGTCCAATCTTTGGCCATGGCCGTCGAT is part of the Actinomycetota bacterium genome and harbors:
- a CDS encoding IS3 family transposase — translated: LWVADITYIPTWEGWLFLAAVLDVFTKRIVGWSMRDDLKADIVIDALGMAVAMRRPGPGLVHHSDRGGQYRSLVFGKTLRDSKIIASMGSRGDAYDNAAAESVMATIKTELVHRNRFKTKDEARFAIFRYIEGFYNPLRLHSSLGYISPAGYERMLMERAAEAVVRS
- a CDS encoding transposase; translation: MEAEMRAHLGAAKACFPSARYQRCKVHFMQNVFSKVPRRESADVALMLKAIFAQESREAALSKAKEAADKLRSCRLTKAAEVVENGIEANHNLLFVSAPPRALYRKQQFNGASQP
- a CDS encoding PAS domain S-box protein, whose translation is MIPSLGDDLLDVNSCGVLLVSSDGKIIMSSRQFEEVSGYAKDEIQGAYLKKIISESDLAAVSGLLERRKKGAISDKECLEVTLIKKDQGESPSLLDIKPLRSIDLIALRFRKASHASVNIDDLQHEKLLRDSLLKAISHAVIGIENRKIIFANDAAFDVFGWRPEELIGQSTRVLYRDEDDYKRIGSLFYLVLEKDKSHREEFTCVRKDGREIICSVTASRIGEVLQNKKIVAVYEDITVEKSVVENLKRRMFELKALSDITSKISSSLDLNEVLKISLGSIKQLLTAESGSIMLLDDEASYLSVVYSVNLPKKYMSFKEGIGEGIAGYVAKTGEPLLLKKDMKDTRFHKYQRKKKIRDALCVPIISKGKTIGVFNLNNNKGETFGQSDLRLFTILASHVGVAIENAKLYQDVKQGLLNTVQSLAMAVDAKDPYTRGHSERVTRISIGIARAMNMNSNELEDIEMAANLHDVGKIGVAESVLTKPGFLSDVEWEVVREHPLISARILEPVAFSSNVINFALYHHERPDGTGYPVGLAGDDIPLGAAIINVADAYDAMTSNRPYRKPLSVEEAKMELIKNSGSQFHPTVVDAFLSAEIN